In Nicotiana tabacum cultivar K326 chromosome 19, ASM71507v2, whole genome shotgun sequence, one DNA window encodes the following:
- the LOC107796522 gene encoding NADH--cytochrome b5 reductase 1-like isoform X1, translated as MKIMCCKDQVLRMEFFERAEAQFIIGVAVAIAAAGAAAYYYSSKKPKVCLDPERFKEFKLVKRTQISHNVAKFRFELPTPTSVLGLPIGQHISCRGKDSQGEEVVKAYTPTTLDSDVGYFELVIKMYPQGRMSHHFREMREGDYLAVKGPKGRFKYQPGQVRAFGMLAGGSGITPMFQVARAILENPDDKTKVHLIYANVTYEDILLKEQLDGLAANYPDRFKIYYVLNQPPELWSGGVGFVSKEMIQTRCPSPASDIQILRCGPPPMNKAMAAHLEALGYTPEMQFQF; from the exons ATGAAAATTATG TGCTGTAAAGATCAGGTTTTGAGGATGGAGTTTTTTGAAAGAGCAGAAGCTCAATTTATCATTGGGGTTGCTGTTGCTATTGCTGCTGCTGGTGCTGCTGCCTACTATTATTCTTCCAAGAAACCCAAAG TATGCTTGGATCCTGAGAGGTTCAAAGAATTTAAGCTTGTGAAGCGTACACAAATAAGCCACAATGTTGCTAAGTTCAGATTTGAACTCCCCACACCTACTTCTGTATTGGGCCTACCCATTGGACAACATATTAGTTGCAG GGGCAAGGATAGTCAAGGTGAAGAGGTTGTTAAAGCGTACACACCAACTACTTTGGACTCAGATGTTGGATATTTTGAACTAGTTATTAAG ATGTATCCTCAAGGAAGGATGTCTCATCATTTCCGAGAAATGCGTGAGGGTGATTATTTGGCTGTGAAGGGACCTAAG GGCCGCTTTAAGTACCAGCCTGGTCAAGTGAGAGCATTTGGAATGCTTGCTGGAGGCTCTGGCATTACCCCAATGTTTCAG GTTGCTAGAGCTATTCTCGAGAATCCAGATGACAAAACAAAGGTGCACCTGATATATGCTAATGTTACCTATGAAGACATTCTTTTAAAG GAACAGTTGGATGGCCTTGCTGCTAACTATCCTGACCGTTTCAAAATTTATTACGTACTGAATCAG CCTCCTGAATTATGGAGCGGTGGTGTTGGATTTGTGTCCAAGGAAATGATTCAGACTCGTTGCCCTTCCCCAGCATCTGACATTCAG ATACTGAGGTGTGGTCCACCTCCAATGAACAAGGCTATGGCTGCTCATCTTGAAGCCCTTGGATACACCCCCGAGATGCAATTCCAGTTttaa
- the LOC107796522 gene encoding NADH--cytochrome b5 reductase 1-like isoform X2, producing MEFFERAEAQFIIGVAVAIAAAGAAAYYYSSKKPKVCLDPERFKEFKLVKRTQISHNVAKFRFELPTPTSVLGLPIGQHISCRGKDSQGEEVVKAYTPTTLDSDVGYFELVIKMYPQGRMSHHFREMREGDYLAVKGPKGRFKYQPGQVRAFGMLAGGSGITPMFQVARAILENPDDKTKVHLIYANVTYEDILLKEQLDGLAANYPDRFKIYYVLNQPPELWSGGVGFVSKEMIQTRCPSPASDIQILRCGPPPMNKAMAAHLEALGYTPEMQFQF from the exons ATGGAGTTTTTTGAAAGAGCAGAAGCTCAATTTATCATTGGGGTTGCTGTTGCTATTGCTGCTGCTGGTGCTGCTGCCTACTATTATTCTTCCAAGAAACCCAAAG TATGCTTGGATCCTGAGAGGTTCAAAGAATTTAAGCTTGTGAAGCGTACACAAATAAGCCACAATGTTGCTAAGTTCAGATTTGAACTCCCCACACCTACTTCTGTATTGGGCCTACCCATTGGACAACATATTAGTTGCAG GGGCAAGGATAGTCAAGGTGAAGAGGTTGTTAAAGCGTACACACCAACTACTTTGGACTCAGATGTTGGATATTTTGAACTAGTTATTAAG ATGTATCCTCAAGGAAGGATGTCTCATCATTTCCGAGAAATGCGTGAGGGTGATTATTTGGCTGTGAAGGGACCTAAG GGCCGCTTTAAGTACCAGCCTGGTCAAGTGAGAGCATTTGGAATGCTTGCTGGAGGCTCTGGCATTACCCCAATGTTTCAG GTTGCTAGAGCTATTCTCGAGAATCCAGATGACAAAACAAAGGTGCACCTGATATATGCTAATGTTACCTATGAAGACATTCTTTTAAAG GAACAGTTGGATGGCCTTGCTGCTAACTATCCTGACCGTTTCAAAATTTATTACGTACTGAATCAG CCTCCTGAATTATGGAGCGGTGGTGTTGGATTTGTGTCCAAGGAAATGATTCAGACTCGTTGCCCTTCCCCAGCATCTGACATTCAG ATACTGAGGTGTGGTCCACCTCCAATGAACAAGGCTATGGCTGCTCATCTTGAAGCCCTTGGATACACCCCCGAGATGCAATTCCAGTTttaa